The Pseudomonadota bacterium genome includes a region encoding these proteins:
- the map gene encoding type I methionyl aminopeptidase: MNHQVHIKTPGEIEAMRVAGQQAASVLAMIREHVQPGVSTGELDRIAHEYIVDELHAVPAPLNYKGFPKSICTSVNHVICHGIPGEKVLKDGDIINIDVTVIQDGWHGDTSKMFYVGAPSVKAQRICEVAHEALVRGIDTVRPGATLGDIGHAIQAYVENQRCSVVREYCGHGIGRGFHEAPQVLHYGRPGEGLRLEPGMTFTIEPMVNLGKRDTRLLPDGWTVITRDRSLSAQWEHTMAVTDDGVDILTRLPDDPL; this comes from the coding sequence ATGAATCATCAAGTCCACATCAAGACCCCCGGCGAGATCGAGGCCATGCGTGTGGCCGGCCAGCAAGCCGCCAGCGTGCTGGCCATGATTCGCGAGCACGTGCAGCCGGGTGTGAGTACCGGCGAACTTGATCGCATCGCGCATGAATACATCGTCGACGAACTCCACGCCGTGCCCGCGCCGCTGAACTACAAGGGGTTTCCCAAGTCGATCTGCACTTCGGTCAATCACGTGATTTGTCACGGCATACCCGGCGAGAAGGTGCTCAAGGACGGGGACATCATCAATATCGATGTGACCGTCATCCAGGACGGCTGGCACGGTGATACCTCGAAGATGTTCTATGTCGGCGCCCCGTCGGTCAAGGCGCAGCGCATCTGCGAGGTGGCGCATGAGGCGCTGGTGCGCGGCATTGATACGGTTCGCCCCGGCGCGACGCTCGGTGACATCGGTCATGCCATCCAGGCCTACGTCGAAAACCAGCGCTGCTCTGTGGTACGCGAGTATTGCGGTCACGGAATCGGGCGCGGCTTTCATGAGGCACCCCAGGTGCTCCATTACGGGCGCCCGGGCGAGGGCCTGCGGCTGGAACCGGGCATGACCTTTACCATCGAACCCATGGTCAATCTCGGCAAGCGCGACACCCGGCTTCTGCCTGACGGGTGGACCGTCATTACCCGCGACCGAAGCCTGTCAGCCCAGTGGGAACACACCATGGCCGTCACTGACGACGGCGTCGACATTCTGACCCGGCTACCCGACGATCCGCTGTGA
- a CDS encoding efflux RND transporter periplasmic adaptor subunit, whose product MKKLLRILLPPALIVVSIAVVMVLAMNRPTPPERESEKTAMPVDTIVPEPAGAHFTVQAQGSVQPRTETSLVSEVSGKVIAISEDFVAGGFFRAGEVLVEIDPSDYETALKQAQADLAAARARLADEQARSEQARRDWQQMHGSDRDPPTLVLRIPQLDQARAAVLAAEAATARAERNLERTRISLPYDGMVRSRSVGTGQYVTAGSTLGQAFAVDVAEVRLPLPDRDLSFVNLPRPGRDDQPGPSVELFAEVGGQRGSWRGEVVRTEGVVEETTRLTYAVVRIEDPYGLLGSDQPVPLPMGTYVRAEIEGRSAAGLIELPREALRDGDRLFIADAENRLQIRPVTVVRKTPQRVYLADSIESDERVITTAITTPVPGTRLNVRESTGTDPELRILPAGEETEVAAQTGGPA is encoded by the coding sequence ATGAAGAAATTGCTCCGAATCCTGCTGCCGCCGGCGCTCATTGTCGTATCGATCGCCGTAGTCATGGTACTGGCGATGAACCGACCCACGCCGCCCGAGCGCGAGTCTGAGAAAACGGCCATGCCCGTCGACACCATTGTCCCCGAACCGGCCGGTGCGCATTTTACCGTGCAGGCCCAGGGTTCGGTGCAGCCACGAACGGAAACCAGCCTGGTCTCCGAGGTCAGCGGAAAGGTGATCGCGATCTCCGAGGACTTCGTGGCCGGCGGCTTCTTCCGCGCCGGAGAGGTGCTGGTCGAGATCGATCCCAGCGATTACGAAACGGCCCTGAAGCAGGCCCAGGCCGACCTGGCTGCCGCCCGGGCCCGACTGGCCGATGAACAGGCCCGCTCCGAACAGGCACGACGCGACTGGCAACAAATGCATGGCAGCGATCGCGACCCCCCGACCCTGGTATTGCGCATTCCCCAGCTCGATCAGGCGCGGGCCGCCGTTCTGGCTGCCGAGGCGGCCACGGCCCGGGCCGAACGCAATCTCGAGCGAACGCGCATCAGCCTGCCCTACGATGGCATGGTGCGATCGCGTTCGGTCGGTACCGGTCAGTACGTGACGGCCGGCAGCACGCTGGGGCAGGCGTTTGCTGTCGACGTGGCAGAGGTGCGACTGCCCTTGCCCGATCGGGATCTGTCGTTCGTCAACCTGCCGCGGCCGGGCCGTGATGACCAGCCGGGTCCGAGCGTTGAGCTGTTCGCCGAGGTCGGCGGTCAGCGCGGCAGCTGGCGCGGTGAAGTGGTGCGCACGGAAGGCGTGGTCGAGGAGACCACACGACTGACCTATGCGGTCGTGCGCATCGAAGACCCTTACGGCCTGCTGGGCAGCGACCAGCCGGTACCGCTGCCGATGGGCACCTACGTGCGCGCCGAAATAGAAGGGCGATCGGCTGCCGGATTGATCGAGCTGCCGCGCGAAGCGCTTCGCGATGGCGATCGGCTGTTCATTGCCGATGCTGAAAATCGCCTGCAGATCCGGCCGGTCACGGTCGTTCGCAAGACGCCACAACGCGTCTACCTGGCTGATTCCATCGAATCCGATGAACGGGTGATCACGACCGCCATCACCACGCCGGTTCCGGGCACCCGCCTGAACGTGCGTGAGAGCACCGGAACAGACCCGGAACTGCGGATCCTGCCGGCCGGGGAGGAAACAGAGGTCGCTGCGCAAACAGGCGGGCCGGCATGA
- a CDS encoding efflux RND transporter permease subunit: MKSERNWYGSIIAWFAHNSVAANLLMWCLLLGGVATAFTITKEIQPRIETNYVTVSVPYRGGTPRDVEQGVLIKIEEAIQDVEGIKEMVATAREGSGSVQIEVDQDFDVLEVLDVIKTRVDSISTFPAETERPVYQRNTWTQEVIWVSVFGDVDERTLKESARQIRDEIIALPDVTRAELVGTRAYEIGIEVREETLRAYDLTLGEVAQAIRESSLDLPGGRIETAGGDVLVRTVGQAYVGRDFEDIVVRSNPDGSRVLVRDIATIRDGFVERERYARHNGQPATAIRVMSVGEQNALAVSEAVRAYIAEKQQQLPPGLSVDWWADISYYLKGRMEMMGKNLVAGAVLVFLILALFLRLKLAFWVMVGLLIAFLGALWTLPAFGVTINLISLFGFLVVLGIVVDDAIVMGESAYTEIRERGHSVDNVVNGVYKVAIPATFGVLTTIAAFLPILMISGISGQFFAAIGWVVVLCLFMSLVESKLILPAHLAHMRVKAFEPDTTNRFIRFQRRFSDGLFRFVDGFYLPALRAMLRNRYLSLALFISILILSLGLIVSGAMRVVFFPDFAGDFMQVELEMSEGTPAYVTHANIDYLAEKLAATDQALQDKYALAAPLVRTVFAWSGSDTSGGMLVELTKREDSPVTINELQRQWREAVGQIPGARALRIGNAGGGPGGGGPDISFQLVGNDLGQLEAAAAELERRVRGFEGTYDVRNSFEGGLKELQLEIKPEAEVLGLSQRDLARQVRQAFFGEEVQRIQRGQDDVRVMVRYPREQRTSEGYLEAMRIRAADGSEVPFGAVADIRVGSSPSVIRRFDRLRSISVTGRVDKDVAEPGRITTELQEQHIPEILAGYPGVSYRVSGATRSQQEVRDDLLMGTGLALFLIYALIAVPLRSYLQPLLIMSVIPFGMVGAVVGHWLLGIPVSMLSFFGIVALAGVVVNDSLILVDFVNRHRRAGESRIDAAIKAARARFRAIILTSATTFLGLAPIVFFETSLQAQIVIPMATSLAFGILFATVITLGLIPILYLIGDDFVRMMQRITGRESHGMIAGKEAEATS; this comes from the coding sequence ATGAAATCTGAACGTAACTGGTACGGCAGCATCATCGCCTGGTTCGCTCACAACTCGGTGGCGGCCAATCTGCTGATGTGGTGCCTGCTGCTCGGCGGTGTCGCCACGGCGTTCACCATCACCAAGGAAATCCAGCCGAGGATCGAAACCAATTACGTCACCGTCAGCGTTCCCTACCGCGGCGGCACGCCCCGGGACGTGGAACAGGGGGTGTTGATCAAGATCGAGGAGGCCATCCAGGACGTCGAGGGCATCAAGGAAATGGTGGCCACCGCACGGGAGGGATCCGGCAGCGTCCAGATCGAGGTCGATCAGGACTTCGACGTGCTCGAGGTGCTCGACGTGATCAAGACCCGGGTCGACTCCATATCGACCTTTCCGGCCGAAACCGAACGCCCGGTCTACCAGCGCAACACATGGACCCAGGAAGTCATCTGGGTCTCGGTGTTCGGCGATGTCGACGAGCGAACGCTCAAGGAATCGGCGCGCCAGATTCGCGACGAGATTATCGCCCTGCCAGATGTCACCCGTGCCGAACTGGTCGGCACGCGGGCCTACGAGATCGGCATCGAAGTCCGCGAGGAAACACTTCGCGCCTACGATCTCACGCTGGGCGAAGTTGCCCAGGCAATTCGTGAGTCCTCGCTGGATTTGCCCGGCGGACGGATCGAGACCGCTGGCGGCGATGTGCTGGTTCGCACGGTCGGCCAGGCCTATGTGGGACGTGACTTCGAGGATATCGTGGTTCGCTCCAACCCTGATGGTTCACGCGTACTGGTGCGCGATATCGCCACCATTCGCGACGGCTTCGTCGAGCGCGAACGCTATGCCCGCCATAACGGCCAGCCCGCCACGGCAATCCGGGTAATGAGCGTAGGCGAGCAGAACGCCCTGGCCGTGTCCGAGGCGGTGCGCGCCTACATTGCAGAAAAGCAGCAGCAACTGCCACCGGGCTTGAGCGTTGACTGGTGGGCCGATATCTCCTACTACCTCAAAGGCCGCATGGAGATGATGGGCAAGAATCTGGTCGCCGGCGCCGTTCTGGTGTTTCTGATTCTGGCGCTTTTCCTGCGACTGAAGCTGGCCTTCTGGGTGATGGTCGGCCTGTTGATCGCCTTTCTCGGTGCATTGTGGACGCTGCCGGCCTTCGGTGTGACCATCAACCTGATCAGCCTGTTCGGTTTTCTGGTCGTGCTGGGTATCGTGGTCGATGACGCGATCGTCATGGGCGAGTCGGCCTATACCGAGATTCGCGAACGGGGACACTCGGTCGACAACGTGGTCAACGGGGTCTACAAGGTCGCCATTCCGGCTACCTTCGGCGTTCTGACGACCATTGCCGCCTTCCTGCCCATTCTGATGATCTCCGGAATCTCCGGACAGTTCTTCGCCGCCATTGGCTGGGTGGTGGTGCTGTGCCTGTTCATGTCGCTGGTCGAGTCCAAGCTGATCCTGCCGGCTCACCTGGCACATATGCGGGTCAAGGCGTTCGAGCCGGATACGACCAACCGTTTCATCCGCTTCCAGCGCCGGTTTTCCGACGGTCTGTTCCGCTTTGTCGACGGCTTCTATCTCCCGGCGCTGCGGGCGATGCTGCGCAACCGCTATCTGTCTCTGGCGCTCTTTATTTCCATCCTGATTCTGTCGCTGGGCCTGATCGTCAGCGGCGCCATGCGGGTGGTGTTCTTCCCCGACTTCGCCGGTGACTTCATGCAGGTCGAACTGGAGATGAGCGAAGGCACGCCCGCCTACGTGACACATGCCAACATCGACTATCTGGCCGAGAAGCTTGCCGCCACAGACCAGGCACTGCAGGACAAGTATGCGCTTGCCGCACCACTTGTGCGCACCGTGTTTGCCTGGTCCGGGTCGGATACCTCAGGCGGCATGCTGGTGGAACTGACCAAGCGGGAAGACAGTCCGGTTACCATCAACGAGCTCCAGCGCCAATGGCGTGAAGCCGTCGGCCAGATCCCCGGCGCGCGTGCGCTGCGCATCGGCAATGCCGGCGGCGGACCTGGAGGCGGCGGGCCGGACATTTCATTTCAGCTGGTCGGCAACGATCTCGGCCAGCTCGAGGCGGCCGCCGCCGAGCTGGAACGCCGGGTTCGAGGGTTCGAGGGCACGTACGATGTACGCAATTCCTTCGAGGGCGGTCTGAAGGAGCTGCAGCTGGAAATCAAACCGGAGGCTGAGGTGCTGGGCCTGAGCCAGCGGGACCTGGCCCGCCAGGTTCGACAGGCGTTCTTCGGCGAGGAAGTCCAGCGCATCCAGCGCGGCCAGGACGACGTTCGCGTCATGGTGCGTTATCCGCGCGAGCAGCGAACCTCGGAAGGCTATCTCGAGGCCATGCGAATCCGCGCTGCCGACGGTTCGGAAGTGCCGTTCGGCGCCGTGGCCGACATCCGGGTCGGCAGCAGCCCGTCGGTCATTCGCCGTTTCGACCGCCTGCGTTCGATCAGCGTGACCGGCCGGGTCGACAAGGACGTGGCCGAACCGGGCCGGATCACGACCGAGCTGCAGGAGCAGCACATTCCGGAGATCCTGGCCGGCTATCCCGGCGTCAGCTACCGGGTATCGGGCGCGACGCGCAGCCAGCAGGAGGTGCGCGATGATCTGCTCATGGGCACTGGCCTCGCCCTGTTTCTGATTTACGCGCTGATCGCCGTTCCGCTGCGCTCCTACCTGCAGCCGCTACTGATCATGTCGGTGATTCCCTTTGGCATGGTGGGCGCGGTCGTCGGACACTGGCTGCTGGGCATTCCGGTCAGCATGCTGAGCTTTTTCGGGATCGTTGCGCTGGCCGGTGTCGTGGTCAACGACAGCCTGATTCTGGTTGACTTCGTCAATCGCCACCGCCGGGCCGGCGAATCGCGTATCGACGCCGCCATCAAGGCCGCCCGCGCCCGGTTCCGCGCCATCATCCTGACCTCGGCAACAACGTTCCTGGGCCTGGCGCCGATCGTGTTCTTCGAGACCAGTCTGCAGGCGCAGATCGTTATCCCGATGGCCACGTCGCTGGCATTTGGCATTCTCTTCGCTACGGTCATCACGCTGGGCCTGATCCCCATCCTCTACCTGATCGGCGACGACTTCGTGCGCATGATGCAGCGCATCACCGGACGCGAAAGCCACGGCATGATTGCCGGAAAAGAGGCCGAAGCCACGAGCTAG
- a CDS encoding acetolactate synthase large subunit, with protein MNAAQLFVRCLENEEVEYVFAVPGEENLALLEALRESSIRLIVTRHEQGAGFMAACYGRLTGKPGVCLSTLGPGATNLVTPAAYAELGAMPLVMITGQKPIKTSKQGHFQIIDVVDLMRPVTRYTRQIVSAATIPSRVREAFRQAAEERPGATHLELPEDVAEEQTDELPVQASLTRRPVAEEKAIERAVAAIEKARRPLLLIGAGANRKLTSRMLRRLIDHTNIPFVSTQMGKGVVGETDCWMGTAALSEGDYAHRVIENADCIINIGHDVVEKPPFFMREGRRTIIHVNFFSAEVDPVYFPQLEVTGDIANAVWQIDRSLEVQAHWDFEFAHRVRTAMLEDLDRGRGLDPFPVHPRRVVHAVREAMPEDGIVSLDNGLYKVWFARNYRTTRPNTLLLDNALATMGAGLPVAMAARLVHPNRKVLAICGDGGFMMNSQELETAVRLGLGLVVLVLRDDAYGMIRWKQKDMGLPDYGLGFGNPDFVAYANSYGAKGHRVESADHLHGLLAECIDRPGVDLIDCPIDYADCQEELFVRIPGASGAIKP; from the coding sequence ATGAATGCTGCGCAACTGTTCGTCCGCTGCCTGGAAAACGAGGAGGTCGAGTATGTCTTCGCCGTCCCCGGCGAGGAGAATCTCGCGCTGCTCGAAGCCCTGCGCGAATCCAGTATCAGGCTGATCGTGACCCGCCACGAGCAGGGTGCCGGCTTCATGGCCGCCTGCTACGGCCGCCTGACCGGAAAACCGGGGGTCTGCCTGTCAACGCTGGGGCCCGGAGCGACCAACCTGGTCACCCCGGCAGCTTACGCCGAACTCGGCGCCATGCCGCTGGTGATGATCACCGGCCAAAAGCCGATCAAGACCTCCAAACAGGGCCACTTCCAGATCATCGATGTGGTCGACCTGATGCGACCGGTGACCCGGTATACGCGCCAGATCGTCTCGGCGGCCACCATCCCGTCACGGGTGCGCGAGGCATTCCGTCAGGCCGCCGAAGAGCGACCGGGCGCCACGCATCTGGAGTTGCCCGAGGACGTGGCCGAGGAACAGACCGACGAGTTGCCGGTCCAGGCCAGCCTTACGCGCCGTCCCGTCGCCGAGGAAAAAGCCATAGAGCGGGCCGTGGCCGCGATCGAGAAGGCGAGGCGGCCGCTGCTGTTGATCGGCGCCGGCGCCAACCGCAAGCTCACCTCGCGCATGCTGCGCCGCCTCATCGACCATACGAACATCCCGTTCGTCAGCACGCAGATGGGCAAGGGCGTGGTCGGGGAAACCGACTGCTGGATGGGCACGGCGGCGCTGTCGGAAGGCGACTATGCCCACCGGGTGATCGAAAATGCCGACTGCATCATCAACATCGGACACGATGTCGTCGAAAAGCCGCCGTTTTTCATGCGCGAGGGCCGACGCACCATCATTCACGTCAACTTCTTTTCCGCCGAGGTCGATCCGGTCTACTTCCCGCAGCTCGAGGTCACCGGCGACATCGCCAATGCCGTCTGGCAGATCGACAGGAGCCTTGAGGTTCAGGCGCACTGGGATTTCGAGTTCGCCCACCGGGTTCGAACCGCGATGCTCGAGGACCTGGATCGCGGACGCGGCCTGGACCCGTTTCCGGTTCATCCCCGGCGGGTCGTCCACGCCGTACGCGAGGCCATGCCCGAAGACGGCATCGTCAGCCTCGACAATGGTCTGTACAAGGTCTGGTTTGCGCGCAACTACCGCACCACGCGGCCCAATACCCTTTTGCTCGACAACGCGCTGGCGACCATGGGCGCCGGGCTGCCGGTGGCCATGGCCGCACGCCTCGTACACCCCAACCGCAAGGTCCTGGCCATCTGCGGCGACGGCGGTTTCATGATGAACTCCCAGGAGCTCGAGACCGCGGTACGCCTGGGGCTCGGCCTGGTGGTTCTGGTCTTGCGAGACGACGCCTACGGCATGATTCGCTGGAAGCAGAAAGACATGGGCCTGCCCGATTACGGCCTCGGCTTCGGCAATCCGGATTTCGTCGCCTACGCCAACAGCTACGGCGCGAAAGGCCATCGGGTCGAGTCGGCCGATCACCTGCATGGGCTGCTGGCCGAATGCATCGACCGTCCCGGCGTGGACCTGATCGACTGTCCGATCGACTACGCCGACTGCCAGGAAGAACTGTTTGTGAGGATCCCCGGGGCCAGCGGCGCAATCAAGCCCTGA
- a CDS encoding isochorismatase family protein, with translation MKLPEKRYVASFDVDAQRTFTPLCPDELPVEEGDTIGPELNRQAQMAGWRLGSKDSHSPEAVWVTDDPDKIGRPGVEGDNVEEHWPVHAVPGTEGFELVPGLPRPADYDFFVWKGVELDMHPYGACYHDIAERMSTGVIEWLQTREISHVLVGGLATDYCVKATALQLREAGFRVILNLAATRGIAKDSVSQALAIMRKAGIETIHDVGDLEPAA, from the coding sequence ATGAAACTGCCCGAAAAACGATACGTGGCCAGCTTCGACGTCGATGCACAGCGTACTTTCACCCCGCTGTGTCCAGACGAGTTACCCGTCGAGGAGGGCGACACCATTGGCCCCGAACTCAACCGCCAGGCGCAAATGGCCGGCTGGCGCCTGGGCTCGAAAGATTCGCACAGCCCGGAGGCGGTCTGGGTCACCGATGATCCCGACAAAATCGGCCGGCCGGGCGTGGAAGGCGACAACGTCGAGGAGCACTGGCCGGTTCACGCCGTGCCGGGCACCGAGGGCTTCGAGCTGGTACCCGGCCTGCCGCGTCCGGCCGACTATGACTTCTTCGTCTGGAAAGGGGTTGAACTGGACATGCACCCCTACGGTGCCTGCTACCACGATATTGCCGAGCGGATGAGCACCGGCGTGATCGAGTGGCTGCAGACGCGCGAAATCAGCCATGTGCTGGTCGGCGGGCTGGCCACCGACTACTGCGTCAAGGCCACCGCGCTGCAGCTTCGAGAAGCCGGCTTCCGGGTCATTCTTAATCTGGCGGCGACCCGCGGCATCGCCAAGGACTCGGTCAGCCAGGCGCTCGCGATCATGCGCAAAGCCGGCATCGAGACCATCCATGACGTTGGCGATCTGGAACCGGCGGCATGA
- the pncB gene encoding nicotinate phosphoribosyltransferase, whose protein sequence is MIIESLLDTDLYKFSMMQAVLHQFPGAEVEYHFKCRTNDVDLRPLQQDLERELAHLCALGLGPEELNFLASQRYIKSDFIEFLRLFHLQSRFVDIGESDGQLAIRIRGPWLHTILFEVPLLAIISELYSRHAYADHNLTEGRRRLSEKIEQVRALDRPDEFVFADFGTRRRFSREWHDEVVTTLAREIPGSLRGTSNVRLARALDLVPIGTMAHEFIQACQALGPRLAETQRFAFEVWAREYRGDLGIALSDTYSLKAFLRDFDMYFCKLFDGARQDSGDPFEWAEAMIEHYRNNRVDPRTRNLIFSDSLNIPRAAEIWQRFRDRANVSFGIGTNLTHDTGVDPINIVIKMTGCNGQPVVKLSDSPGKIVSTDQAYLAWVRQAFDVPEVHS, encoded by the coding sequence ATGATCATCGAGTCGCTGCTCGACACGGACCTCTACAAGTTTTCGATGATGCAGGCCGTGCTCCACCAGTTTCCCGGGGCCGAGGTCGAGTATCACTTCAAGTGCCGGACAAATGACGTCGACCTGCGGCCCCTGCAGCAGGACCTGGAACGCGAGCTGGCGCATTTGTGCGCGCTGGGGCTGGGACCTGAAGAGCTCAATTTCCTGGCCAGCCAGCGCTACATCAAGAGCGATTTCATTGAATTCCTGCGGTTGTTCCACCTGCAGTCCCGCTTCGTCGACATCGGCGAATCCGATGGCCAGCTCGCGATTCGAATCCGCGGTCCCTGGCTGCACACCATTCTGTTCGAGGTGCCCTTGCTGGCGATCATCAGCGAGCTTTACAGCCGCCACGCCTATGCCGACCACAATCTGACAGAAGGCCGTCGGCGCCTGAGCGAAAAGATCGAGCAGGTGCGCGCCCTCGACCGCCCGGACGAGTTCGTCTTCGCCGACTTCGGCACCCGCCGGCGCTTCTCGCGGGAGTGGCACGACGAGGTGGTGACCACCCTGGCCCGCGAAATCCCCGGCAGCCTGCGCGGCACCAGCAACGTGCGCCTGGCCCGCGCATTGGACCTGGTACCGATCGGCACGATGGCGCACGAGTTCATTCAGGCCTGTCAGGCGCTGGGCCCACGCCTGGCCGAGACACAGCGTTTCGCCTTCGAGGTCTGGGCGCGCGAGTATCGGGGTGATCTCGGCATCGCGCTGTCGGACACCTACAGCCTGAAGGCCTTTCTGCGCGACTTCGACATGTATTTCTGCAAGCTCTTCGACGGGGCACGACAGGACTCAGGCGACCCGTTCGAATGGGCCGAAGCCATGATCGAGCATTACCGCAACAACCGTGTCGACCCGAGGACCCGTAACCTGATTTTCTCCGATTCGCTCAACATTCCGCGGGCGGCCGAAATCTGGCAACGCTTCCGCGATCGGGCCAATGTCTCTTTCGGCATCGGTACCAACCTGACCCACGATACCGGCGTCGATCCGATCAACATCGTCATCAAGATGACCGGTTGCAACGGCCAGCCGGTGGTCAAGCTGTCCGACTCACCGGGCAAGATCGTGTCGACCGACCAGGCCTACCTGGCCTGGGTGCGGCAGGCATTCGATGTGCCCGAAGTACACAGCTGA
- a CDS encoding serine protease: MDAPDTHLANERPLKDTSISLVLGSGGARGLAHIGVIRALERAGAEIRTVAGSSMGALVGGIYAAGRLDAYEEWVCGLEQSDVLGLVDWTFSGGGLIKGRKIINHLSDMIGEFDIEQLDIDFTAVAVDLDLGREVWLDRGPLFDAIRASIAIPGVFRPHHYRGRTLVDGGILNPVPIAPTLRAMNQWTVVTDVNGPSEYPAPLGEAEAERDSDDSSGMMARVREFMNGWRDSDQNKKQDDENASRPGLMAVMMRALDIMEAAIARHHMAIFRSDLVITIPKNTCLVHEFHRAREVIDYGQQRAEKAITALNTSRHPDPARDRQLLEKHHAGR, from the coding sequence ATGGACGCGCCTGACACCCATCTGGCCAACGAGCGGCCGCTCAAGGACACGAGCATATCGCTGGTACTTGGTTCCGGCGGCGCGCGCGGACTGGCGCATATCGGTGTGATCCGGGCGCTGGAGCGGGCCGGGGCCGAAATACGCACCGTGGCCGGCAGTTCGATGGGCGCGCTAGTCGGCGGAATCTACGCGGCCGGACGCCTTGATGCCTATGAGGAGTGGGTCTGCGGCCTGGAGCAGTCGGACGTGCTTGGCCTGGTCGACTGGACCTTTTCCGGGGGTGGACTGATCAAGGGCCGCAAGATTATCAACCACCTCTCGGATATGATCGGCGAGTTTGATATCGAACAGCTCGATATCGATTTCACGGCCGTGGCGGTGGATCTGGATCTGGGTCGTGAGGTCTGGCTCGATCGCGGTCCGCTGTTCGACGCCATCCGGGCGTCGATCGCCATTCCCGGAGTATTCAGGCCACATCACTATCGCGGGCGGACGCTGGTCGACGGCGGGATTCTCAATCCAGTACCGATTGCGCCGACCCTGCGTGCCATGAATCAATGGACGGTGGTCACGGACGTCAATGGTCCGTCAGAGTATCCTGCTCCGCTCGGAGAGGCCGAAGCGGAAAGGGACAGCGACGACAGCAGCGGCATGATGGCACGGGTCCGTGAATTCATGAACGGCTGGCGCGACAGTGATCAGAACAAGAAGCAGGACGACGAAAACGCATCGCGGCCGGGTTTGATGGCAGTGATGATGCGGGCGCTGGACATCATGGAGGCGGCCATTGCGCGTCATCACATGGCGATCTTCCGCTCCGATCTGGTCATCACGATTCCCAAGAACACCTGCCTGGTACACGAATTCCACCGTGCCCGGGAGGTGATTGATTACGGTCAGCAGCGGGCCGAAAAGGCCATCACCGCGCTGAATACGAGCCGTCACCCCGATCCGGCGCGCGACCGGCAACTACTGGAGAAACATCATGCTGGAAGATGA